In the Helianthus annuus cultivar XRQ/B chromosome 11, HanXRQr2.0-SUNRISE, whole genome shotgun sequence genome, one interval contains:
- the LOC110890353 gene encoding uncharacterized protein LOC110890353, giving the protein MRNTDTTSPTLTLPELYIPCRPRSGHRRPRTCFRSWENTFARASQSRNRSKNKKRKHEVVIENEEELEGENVIYKNGEKVDLNLVARVGDGAYERELESMTQGMSRVQLVGFMDSLEGEWCGRSERRKVVVAAEIVKVLPVDWKIEIAVRRRAQQCSLYCRSYVSPTGMQFKSCKEAAAYLRDQSSIDAGHSKQGEMRQINNGSRVLLKSINELTNSSTLHEANNNLLHGTNDLYDVEIGSFIECSPCGLTFDDIAALNKHLAIVHNKTTRIFELPKKPPALDKAQADRGQHAVVGQDESRLGEASSSSQKMAGVEAPVAMVNNNNNGRFRTKCTWCNKEFLSEPVDAETMADATGFMCPECKDELWGVPERSLSRAYQQ; this is encoded by the exons ATGAGAAATACAGACACAACATCACCAACTCTAACATTACCTGAACTCTACATCCCCTGTCGTCCCCGATCCGGTCACCGTCGTCCCCGCACTTGTTTTCGCTCGTGGGAAAACACTTTTGCGAGAGCAAGTCAAAGTCGGAACAGAagtaaaaacaaaaaaagaaaacacGAAGTGGTTATTGAAAATGAAGAAGAGTTAGAGGGGGAGAATGTAATATACAAGAATGGAGAAAAGGTTGACCTAAACTTGGTAGCGCGTGTAGGGGACGGCGCGTACGAGAGGGAGTTAGAGAGCATGACGCAGGGTATGTCGAGAGTACAACTGGTAGGGTTTATGGATAGTTTAGAAGGAGAGTGGTGCGGTCGTAGTGAGCGGAGGAAGGTGGTGGTTGCCGCCGAAATCGTCAAAGTTCTGCCGGTCGATTGGAAGATCGAGATCGCCGTTCGCCGCCGTGCTCAACAGTGTTCTCTATACTGCCGGAGTTATGTAAG TCCAACAGGGATGCAATTTAAGTCATGCAAGGAGGCTGCAGCGTATCTAAGAGATCAATCTTCGATAGATGCGGGTCATTCCAAACAAGGGGAGATGAGACAGATCAACAACGGTAGTCGTGTGCTCCTCAAATCT ATAAACGAACTCACTAATTCATCGACTCTTCATGAGGCAAATAATAACCTATTGCATGGAACAAATGACTTGTATGATGTTGAAATAGGCTCCTTTATCGAATGCTCTCCGTGTGGACTCACGTTTGATGATATCGCTGCGCTCAACAAACACCTTGCGATTGTTCACAATAAAACAACCCGAATATTTGAGCTTCCAAAAAAACCTCCTGCTTTAGACAAG GCACAAGCGGACCGTGGTCAGCATGCTGTTGTGGGCCAAGATGAGTCACGATTAGGTGAAGCATCTTCCAGCTCACAAAAGATGGCTGGAGTAGAGGCACCCGTAGCCATggttaacaacaataacaatggcaggTTCAGGACCAAATGCACATGGTGCAACAAAGAGTTCCTTAGCGAGCCGGTTGATGCAGAAACAATGGCTGATGCAACCGGATTTATGTGTCCAGAATGCAAAGATGAGCTTTGGGGTGTTCCTGAAAGGAGTTTGTCAAGGGCTTATCAACAGTAA